Within Sporosarcina sp. PTS2304, the genomic segment CTTTTGTAAGTCAGTAACTAGTCGATCTGCCTGCTGTTGACGATCATAGCGTTCACCAAGCAACTGAATTTCCTGAATCATGGAATCTATACTTTGGAAATTTAAAAAATTTGTCGGGATGTCTAATTGTTTGAAACTGTCTTCTAAGTCATATTCTAGTGTTGAAACAGATAAGAAGTCTGTTGGATCCATTGATTTCACGGTTTCCATGTCAGGTGTCATCGCGTTGCCGATTGTCGGAAGACCGTCAAATCGACTAGCCAATTGTTTTTCCGACTCCGGGACAGCAATTGCATCGAGCTCTAGTTTATCCAAGATTTCCGCAATGACGACCGTTCCCGCAATGATTCGCTGTTCACTTTTTGCTGGATTGTTCACTTCATCCGAATCTGCCACAGTTGTCTTGGCTTCAGGCTCACTGCTACACCCCGCAATTATTACCACTGTCATAATTGCTAGTACGTACATAAGAGTTTTAAAATATTTCTGCACGTTCTACTCCTCCGCTCTTTATCTTTTCATGCTCGTCTTTCGTCTACTGATCAATCGACGG encodes:
- the isdE gene encoding heme ABC transporter substrate-binding protein IsdE; the protein is MYVLAIMTVVIIAGCSSEPEAKTTVADSDEVNNPAKSEQRIIAGTVVIAEILDKLELDAIAVPESEKQLASRFDGLPTIGNAMTPDMETVKSMDPTDFLSVSTLEYDLEDSFKQLDIPTNFLNFQSIDSMIQEIQLLGERYDRQQQADRLVTDLQKRIEAAEVVAANRKGPNVLILLGIPGSYLVATENSYAGDLVKRAGGTNVMEGQEPEYLSSNTEYLHNSNPDIILRLSHGMPEEVVEMFDEEFKTNDIWKHFDAVKNGKVYDLEESLFGTTASLQVPEALSELMKIFYR